The Dunckerocampus dactyliophorus isolate RoL2022-P2 chromosome 1, RoL_Ddac_1.1, whole genome shotgun sequence genome has a segment encoding these proteins:
- the LOC129181118 gene encoding methyl-CpG-binding domain protein 5-like, translating to MNGGKDCEAGDERLTVPVQVPIGWQRKWEHGGGVIYISPSGSVLSSLEQVKTYLLTDGTCKCGLECPLILHKVFNFDRGAVVKQRTAEDVKADEDVTKLCIHKRKLLAVATLHKSMESHPPLTLTSPGGGTSSVVASHSTPHRAIRTKPHEGLPAAAGPDCKNPYKIMMAAGHQQQLYPPQEIGGGQQSEVCTGYHRPQRLPSSEPGPKSPYRAGYGVMLSPPVSSTKQCGDGSQSPCTDTRSSPEGYPRTNPCGFSGAGSPSSASIHGNSKTPLSPPSMMLHGSPASQTSCAMTGRTSTPLSPTVTAKSPVMNMNMNMPRGNFPSGVDMPNAAFHHKVQPSIHPVPPPPSVPPPCVLQKRQLTSEKDPLGILDPIPSKPISQPPANTPNFQPNIHTQVSMMNVNIPPPAIVPLPSNLPLPTVKPGPVGHGSHVQRTQQSGAASSMSPSPVTSPVHMAGSALGRVEVSPHRSRSSSTSSEHGSFAMPSGHQAPCGSMKVPPRSPRSAMGSPRPAMPSSPSTNKNDSLHQYRDSQLLTGMGNSAGTQQQNSMYSPNSTSTSSLPTPSTSQKGHPGLLGMPLNQILNQQNAASFPASSLLSAAAKAQLANQNKHSTAGVVAAVGMAGGATGGGSNGGGGGHPGSMTNPCGMDGHSTLNPMLPPNSTMLLNCPEGQSGRAALRDKLMAQQRDPIRKRKQSSGSTSVGHDGSNNMVYNMHNKPSMGGSHMQAPSAEQMRKVVRLGNLPPNTSMAQLLQSMSNQSSHNMAGNNHRPGLSPGPSPQGAPQLHYSETTSKITCGSQQNFIGQQRLRVPAEAMQHCQNVDAAAGGHLGSRLGQFPDMMAQIQTSGCGPLVPGSGLIGPDGMPHGRPNTNPPPLSHSGPHPSQQNLHHVVGRTNMVLMPSGDGSYTKNISDTGNPSSLGCNVGSLQSHVNTGGRQMYQKHANQVMQQGGASHGTSLPAYQGQQHFSDNPPYADSSNSNVDSMVFRYQNYQQGMMTQPQFSEGQQRQGEVLRTGTPGTDSGPGRGSESVDAIYRAVVDAASKGMSVTITTTVSETTQASPVPALSAMSAFTASIGEPVNLPQAVSAVLHGEGDALPQQARTRQARPIGGQKNMDPGKGTPDGPETNNYFRPPGCGTPRGQRDGEIHHGGSFDTHSNSSVWGGEEFLECSTQVRSSPCMERPTSLVPFPPCPTDGSNDHSVALALGKTFVDDSYRFNNCSRTHTNYKERLDQTVERCVHINGTTSLFNTRGYGEVLGPPRQDLTGDDQSPSSSTSLEGPLAGVKDYSHYNGHFNGMAPSPSDTKSLSSEEDLRQPDSPSSELLHYRSRTFNMGELVWGQLKGFPPWPAKLAGDEQMHSAAMQLREQAKMEPEKLKTLTHDLEALDRVAKRGLKPGKLNNHLEAAIHEAMSELDKMSATIPSRERTTKAPKPKRRKISR from the exons GTACGTCATCAGTGGTCGCATCGCATTCCACACCACATCGAGCAATAAGGACTAAACCCCACGAGGGCCTGCCCGCTGCTGCTGGTCCAGACTGCAAGAATCCTTACAAGATAATGATGGCTGCTGGCCACCAACAGCAGCTATATCCACCCCAGGAGATAGGCGGAGGCCAGCAGTCAGAGGTTTGCACTGGGTACCACAGGCCACAGAGGCTGCCCAGCAGTGAGCCAGGTCCCAAGTCTCCTTACCGAGCTGGTTATGGAGTCATGTTGAGCCCGCCTGTCTCCAGCACTAAGCAATGTGGTGATGGCTCACAGTCACCTTGTACAGACACACGGTCCAGCCCGGAGGGCTATCCAAGAACCAATCCTTGTGGATTTTCTGGAGCTGGCAGTCCCAGCTCGGCTTCCATCCATGGAAATTCCAAGACCCCCCTTTCTCCACCTAGCATGATGCTCCATGGCTCCCCTGCGAGTCAAACATCCTGTGCTATGACAGGAAGGACTAGCACACCGCTTTCACCCACAGTCACTGCCAAAAGCCCTgtcatgaacatgaacatgaatatGCCACGCGGGAACTTCCCCTCTGGTGTGGACATGCCCAATGCAGCGTTCCACCATAAAGTACAACCGTCTATCCATCCTGTACCACCGCCTCCTTCTGTGCCACCACCCTGTGTCCTGCAAAAAAGGCAGTTGACATCTGAAAAAGACCCCTTAGGCATCCTCGACCCCATCCCAAGCAAGCCTATCAGCCAGCCCCCAGCCAACACCCCAAACTTCCAACCTAACATCCACACTCAGGTATCAATGATGAATGTAAACATACCCCCTCCTGCCATTGTCCCCTTGCCAAGCAACTTACCTTTGCCCACAGTAAAGCCTGGGCCTGTGGGCCACGGTAGCCATGTTCAAAGGACTCAGCAGAGCGGTGCAGCTTCCTCGATGTCACCATCCCCAGTCACCTCCCCTGTTCACATGGCAGGGTCCGCTCTTGGTCGGGTGGAAGTCTCCCCCCATCGCTCacgctcctcctccacctcttcTGAACATGGGAGCTTTGCAATGCCATCAGGGCATCAGGCTCCTTGTGGCAGCATGAAGGTTCCCCCTCGGTCCCCCAGATCTGCTATGGGCTCTCCCAGGCCAGCTATGCCATCCAGCCCCTCAACCAACAAAAATGACTCACTCCACCAGTACAGAGACTCCCAGCTGCTTACTGGAATGGGGAACTCTGCTGGCACCCAGCAGCAAAACTCTATGTACTCACCCAACTCCACCTCTACTTCCTCCTTGCCCACCCCGAGCACTTCCCAAAAGGGCCACCCAGGACTCCTGGGAATGCCTCTAAACCAGATTCTAAACCAACAGAATGCTGCCTCCTTTCCGGCTAGCAGTCTCTTGTCAGCAGCAGCCAAAGCACAGCTAGcaaatcaaaacaaacacagcactGCTGGTGTGGTTGCTGCTGTTGGTATGGCAGGTGGGGCAACAGGTGGTGGAAGTAACGGAGGGGGTGGCGGGCACCCTGGCTCAATGACCAACCCTTGTGGCATGGACGGACACAGCACTTTAAATCCCATGCTGCCACCAAACTCCACCATGCTGCTCAACTGCCCTGAGGGTCAGAGTGGTCGAGCAGCACTGAGAGATAAGCTGATGGCCCAGCAGAGGGACCCCATACGCAAAAGAAAGCAGTCATCAGGTAGCACATCTGTCGGCCACGACGGCAGCAACAACATGGTCTATAACATGCATAACAAGCCTAGCATGGGAGGATCCCACATGCAAGCTCCCAGTGCAGAGCAGATGCGAAAGGTCGTCCGTCTTGGAAACCTTCCACCAAACACCTCCATGGCCCAGCTCCTCCAGTCCATGAGCAACCAGAGCTCCCACAACATGGCTGGTAACAACCACCGACCTGGCCTCAGCCCAGGACCTTCTCCTCAAGGAGCTCCTCAGCTCCATTACAGTGAGACTACGTCCAAGATCACTTGCGGCTCCCAGCAGAACTTCATTGGTCAGCAGAGGCTTCGTGTCCCAGCAGAAGCTATGCAGCACTGTCAAAACGttgatgctgctgctggaggCCACTTGGGCTCGCGACTAGGCCAGTTCCCTGATATGATGGCCCAGATTCAGACTTCAGGCTGTGGGCCTCTGGTTCCAGGCAGTGGACTAATAGGCCCTGATGGCATGCCACACGGACGCCCCAACACTAATCCCCCACCACTGTCACATTCTGGGCCTCACCCCTCGCAGCAAAATCTCCATCACGTTGTAGGGCGGACTAACATGGTGCTGATGCCGAGTGGAGATGGAAGCTATACAAAGAACATCTCTGACACAG GAAACCCTTCCTCGCTTGGCTGCAACGTGGGCAGCCTGCAGTCTCACGTCAACACTGGCGGGCGACAGATGTACCAGAAGCACGCCAACCAGGTCATGCAGCAGGGTGGGGCCTCCCATGGGACCTCCCTTCCAGCCTACCAGGGTCAGCAGCACTTTTCTGACAACCCACCTTATGCAGACAGCAGCAATTCTAACGTCGACTCCATGGTTTTCCGCTACCAGAATTACCAG CAGGGGATGATGACACAGCCTCAGTTTAGCGAGGGGCAACAACGCCAGGGCGAGGTATTACGAACAGGAACACCAGGTACCGACAGCGGACCCGGCAGAGGCTCGGAGTCAGTGGACGCCATCTACAGAGCTGTGGTGGATGCCGCCAGTAAAGGGATGAGcgtcaccatcaccaccacagtAAGTGAGACCACACAGGCAAGTCCTGTGCCTGCCCTCAGCGCCATGAGTGCCTTCACTGCCTCCATTGGGGAGCCCGTCAACCTCCCCCAGGCGGTCAGTGCAGTTCTGCATGGGGAAGGGGATGCTTTACCTCAGCAAGCCAGAACCAGGCAGGCGCGGCCCATTGGAGGCCAGAAGAACATGGATCCAGGGAAGGGCACCCCAGATGGCCCGGAGACAAACAACTACTTCCGACCCCCTGGCTGTGGTACTCCCAGGGGACAGCGGGATGGGGAAATCCATCATGGTGGCAGCTTTGACACGCACAGCAACAGCAGCGTCTGGGGTGGTGAGGAGTTCTTGGAGTGCTCCACCCAGGTGAGGAGTAGTCCCTGCATGGAGCGACCTACGAGCTTAGTGCCCTTCCCACCTTGCCCCACAGATGGCTCCAATGACCACAGTGTGGCTTTGGCACTTGGCAAGACCTTTGTCGACGATAGCTACCGCTTCAACAACTGCAGCCGGACGCACACCAACTACAAGGAGCGTCTAGATCAGACGGTGGAACGTTGCGTTCACATTAATGGCACAACCTCGCTCTTTAACACCCGCGGTTATGGAGAGGTTCTTGGACCCCCTCGACAGGACCTCACAGGCGACGACCAGTCTCCCAGCTCGTCCACAAGCCTGGAAGGACCTCTAGCCGGCGTTAAAGACTATAGCCACTACAACGGCCACTTCAACGGGATGGCGCCCAGCCCCTCGGACACCAAGAGTCTGAGCAGCGAGGAGGACCTGCGGCAGCCAGACTCGCCCTCCTCAGAGCTGCTCCACTACCGTTCCAGAACTTTCAACATGGGAGAACTGGTGTGGGGCCAGTTGAAGGGCTTCCCACCCTGGCCGGCAAAGCTGGCAGGGGATGAACAGATGCACAGCGCTGCCATGCAACTGCGAGAGCAGGCTAAG ATGGAGCCGGAAAAGCTAAAAACTTTAACACATGACTTGGAGGCACTTGACCGAGTTGCCAAAAGAGGCTTAAA GCCGGGGAAACTGAATAATCACTTGGAAGCTGCTATCCACGAGGCCATGAGCGAGCTGGACAAGATGTCGGCCACT ATCCCGTCAAGAGAGCGGACGACGAAGGCGCCGAAGCCCAAGAGGCGGAAGATCTCCAGATAA